The following nucleotide sequence is from Novipirellula artificiosorum.
ACGATGTGGACGAGTTCGACGACATCGACGAGGACGACTTCGACGACGATTTTGACGACGACTTCGAAGAAGAACTCGACGATGACTATGAGATCGAGATCGACGATGAAATCAGTGCTGAGTTTGGCCTAAGCAGCGGTGAAGAGGGCGAGGAAGTCGAAAACTTTGAAGATTTCGATGATTTTGACGATGCCGATGACTTGGTCGACTGAGCAAACCGCTTCGTCCTCAGGCCGACACCCTGACCGTGGCTACAAAATCGGCTATCTTTTCCCGCTTTGTCACTCTGAACGTCGACGAGCGTGTTCGTGTCGCTCGGCTTCGTTTGCGACCGTGCCATTTTTCACCCGAAATCAATGCCGATGTCTGATTCTGTCAGCCCCTTTCGCGCCCCCCCGAGCAGCCCGAGCTTTCCCGAACTGGAAGTGGAGATCCTGCAGTTCTGGGACGAGAACGACATCTACAACCAATCGCTAGCTCAACGTCGCGACGCGCCGTCATTCGTTTTCTACGAAGGCCCGCCGACGGCCAATGGGATGCCGCACCCGGGGCACTGTTTGACCCGCGCGATCAAAGACGTCTTTCCGCGTTACAAAACGATGCGAGGCTATCGCTGCGAACGGAAAGCGGGTTGGGATACGCATGGCTTGCCGGTCGAGGTTGAGGTTGGCAAAGAACTCGGCATCCACAGCAAGGAAGAGATCGAGGCCTACGGCATCGAACCGTTTATCCAGAAGTGCCAACAAAGTGTTTGGCGGTACATGCAGCAGTGGCAAACGCTCACGCGCCGATTGGGGTTTTGGGTCGATCTTGACGAAGCTTACGTGACCTACCATCAAAGCTATGTCGAGAGCGTATGGTGGAGTCTGAAGACCCTGTTTGAGCGAGGGTTGTTGTACCAAGGTCACAAGATCGTGTGGTGGTGGGCACAAGGTGGAACGGCACTATCGGCTGGCGAAGTGGGACAAGGTTACCGTGAAGTGGCCGACCCGAGTGTCTACGTTTTGTTTCCCCTGGTCGATTCGCCCGGTCGTTCGCTCGTCGTTTGGACCACCACACCCTGGACCCTGCCGAGCAACATGTTCGCTGCGGTTCACCCTGAACTTGAGTATTCCGTCGTCCGTGACGAAGAGCTTGATGTTGAACTTGTCATCGCTTCGGCGTTAGTCGAAACCATCGCGGCGAAACTGAAGCGAGACTTGCCGGTGGTCGAAACGTTGCTCGGGAAATCGCTGGTTGGCAACCGATACGTCCCGCCGTTCGATAACTACTACAAGACGCTTGGCGACGCGACCGGCACGTTGGTCGGTGGCGAAACCGAGCATCAAATGTGGCGCGTCGTCGCGGCCGATTTTGTCACGATTGAATCCGGTAGCGGTGTGGTTCATCAGGCACCGGCATTCGGCGAGGTCGACTATGAAGTCTTGATGACCGAGCAGAAACGATTTGTTGAATCGGAACGTCCTGAGTTGCTATGTGCCGTTGGGCCAGACGGGAAATTTACAGACGACTTTGCGGAGATGAAAGGTGTTTGGGTCAAGGATGCCGACAAGCCGCTTTCGCGAACGCTACGTGAAGCGGGTCGACTGCTCCTGCTGGAGCAATACTTGCACGAGTACCCGTTCTGCTGGCGCGCGGATGAGGATCCATTGATCCAGTATCCGCGGCAGAGTTGGTTTATTCGGACGACCCGTTTTCGTGACCTGATGCTGAAGAACAACGCGAAGATTGGATGGCAACCCGAGCATATCCGTGATGGTCGCTTCGGTAATTTCTTGGAATCGAACGTCGATTGGGCCTTGTCGCGAGAACGGTATTGGGGAACGCCGCTGCCGATTTGGGTTTGTCAAGAAACGGGGCAAATGGAAGCGATTGGGAACTATGACGAATTGTTGGCCAAACCGGGAATCGACGGGACCGAGGTGTGGGCCGATGCAAAAGCCGCGAACCCCGAATTGGCGGACGATTTGCGGGTGCACAAACCGTACATCGATTCGGTGACGTACGATTCGCCCTATGCCGAGGGGGCGCGAATGCAACGGGTGACCGAGGTGATCGATTGCTGGTACGACAGTGGTGC
It contains:
- the ileS gene encoding isoleucine--tRNA ligase, which produces MSDSVSPFRAPPSSPSFPELEVEILQFWDENDIYNQSLAQRRDAPSFVFYEGPPTANGMPHPGHCLTRAIKDVFPRYKTMRGYRCERKAGWDTHGLPVEVEVGKELGIHSKEEIEAYGIEPFIQKCQQSVWRYMQQWQTLTRRLGFWVDLDEAYVTYHQSYVESVWWSLKTLFERGLLYQGHKIVWWWAQGGTALSAGEVGQGYREVADPSVYVLFPLVDSPGRSLVVWTTTPWTLPSNMFAAVHPELEYSVVRDEELDVELVIASALVETIAAKLKRDLPVVETLLGKSLVGNRYVPPFDNYYKTLGDATGTLVGGETEHQMWRVVAADFVTIESGSGVVHQAPAFGEVDYEVLMTEQKRFVESERPELLCAVGPDGKFTDDFAEMKGVWVKDADKPLSRTLREAGRLLLLEQYLHEYPFCWRADEDPLIQYPRQSWFIRTTRFRDLMLKNNAKIGWQPEHIRDGRFGNFLESNVDWALSRERYWGTPLPIWVCQETGQMEAIGNYDELLAKPGIDGTEVWADAKAANPELADDLRVHKPYIDSVTYDSPYAEGARMQRVTEVIDCWYDSGAMPFAQWGWPQQNDDRFRDQFPADFISEALDQTRGWFYSQLAISTMLFGEGASLTEGASFSKSSDQVTKTSSEPFPHPYRNCIVLGLMLGEDGKKMSKSKKNYREPSEIFDKYGADALRWFFFAGQPPWTAIQYREQSIKDSIPEFLLRLWNVFSFFSIYAGIDGFDPTSASKADNQLSTESLASAPTYRDVDQRSEIDRWILSELNRTTEIVVTRMDALDNYNACQGLTAFVDALSNWYVRRSRDRYWSSDTDSQDKHDAYWTLYETLLQTTKLVAPFVPFLAETLWQHLTHPFADRARKSVHLCDYPVAESSRIDGKLSDSMKLLREIASLGRSARAEAKLKVRLPLSKVEVVLTDESEIAWLKTHDSLVREELNVKAVDYTTDGEQYVQYSVVPNFKRLGPRVGKNMPAVKKTLAETDGNTLLTTLGRDGFVSIELPGGESLRLDNEDIEVRLQAKQGWAAAQGSSCVVVLNTEVTDELRQEGVAKDLIRTIQSQRKEIQCDYTDRIVVGVVSQDADVKAAIAAHREMICGETLANELKSSALDTVLPIETEFGQIFVKREQA